One part of the Fibrobacter sp. genome encodes these proteins:
- a CDS encoding T9SS type A sorting domain-containing protein, giving the protein EYDNYKAAVSKAPNGSSGDYPWAKFKQGGWGKTVDQETVLQSTAAIKLKFEGTAGTSGDFNIRQVGSLGKCSSCGSACGIGDVKTVVASSVKAQLSDRVLHFHGISSAKAEVTNLQGEVVKSAIVSSTMDLSGLDAGIYMVRIAGKNVNFAQKIVLK; this is encoded by the coding sequence CGAATACGACAACTACAAGGCTGCCGTTTCCAAGGCTCCGAACGGCTCTTCGGGCGACTACCCGTGGGCAAAGTTCAAGCAGGGTGGCTGGGGCAAGACTGTTGACCAGGAAACCGTCCTCCAGTCTACTGCCGCCATCAAGCTGAAGTTCGAAGGCACCGCCGGTACTTCCGGTGACTTCAACATCAGGCAGGTCGGTTCTCTCGGCAAGTGCAGTAGCTGCGGTAGCGCATGCGGTATCGGGGACGTCAAGACTGTTGTCGCTTCTTCCGTCAAGGCTCAACTCTCTGACCGCGTCCTCCACTTCCATGGCATCTCTTCTGCCAAGGCCGAAGTGACTAACCTTCAGGGCGAAGTCGTGAAGTCCGCCATCGTCAGTTCCACCATGGATCTCTCCGGCCTCGACGCTGGCATCTACATGGTCCGCATCGCTGGCAAGAACGTGAACTTCGCTCAGAAGATTGTTCTCAAGTAA
- a CDS encoding T9SS type A sorting domain-containing protein: MNKRRALGVFACAATAAFAAGNVSNVLYWNGATDTESRVETGSPNPHAGYWYEYNDSNDGGTSKFTFPSDVEENAYGNFFGPLVEAYGGVKAHVELGEGYDYPYAGLGFNIWNEEQDGADISSWGGIVIGYESTLSFSAELQVENDKLVTEYDNFKARLPKAPSGTEYRLDWSKFKQGGWGKTARLNYVLGHTAAVRLVFEGSPGTSGDFRITSIRSIRGNVDTVITPRPDTTVIVPDTTVTPPDTGSHVATRSSDTLYWDGTVDTEGRVYTGSEDLTAGYWYGFGDANEFGSSYWSRNDSSKITYPSDVEENVYGNFFGPLIEAYGGIKGSVMLGDGYDYPYVGVGFNIWSENQEGVDISSWGGIALKYESTLGFSVELAVEDEKNYVQYDNYMASIRKSPTASEIVLPWSKFKQGGWGTEVNRDSVLARVAGVRIRFEGTAGTSGDFRIIGIRSLGKGAVVPPAPDTTVHPDPHVTARVSNTLYWDGAVDTEGRVATGSGELTAGYWYDFSDSEENNTVYCYTPDGTSKITYPSDVHENVYGNFFGPLVEAYGGVKGHVALGEGCDYPHAGVGFNIWSENQEGVNVSSWGGLVVKYESTLGFNLELAVEDEKEYVDYDNYMAYLPKSPAVSEIVLPWSKFKQGGWGTLVDRDSALARIAAVRFRFEGTAGTSGDFRIISVRAIGGGTVVPPAPDTTIHVSSLTSYELYWDGTVDTEGRVETGSEERTSGYWYEYDDANDGGSSKMIWPSDVEENAYGNFFGPLVETYNGVKGSVVLGEGYDYPYAGVGFNIWSENQEGVDISSWEGIVIKYESTIGFQVELGVENPRDMTEYDEFKAYLPKSPTVSEIVLPWSKFKQGGWGKIADINSVLGNTATIRFKFEGTAGTSGSFRIISVRSIKNGPSTIIPPTPVKEFVSKGLYWDGAKDELGRVNTGSNTVTYGYWYEETDENEHGHSKFVWPANVHENVYGNFFGPLVETYHGIKGRVKLNRGARNPYASLGFNVWSENQEGTDVSAWGGIVIEYESTVDFSVELVTDGNKKDSYYGTYAASAPKSSRHHTRQLVLPWSKFKRSTGWNRSVDKTSALKHIAAIKIKFEGRAGTVGDFRITKIRSINNSSAVAFNKPEQHDIASVKTVASPKANADITLSDRTLSLQGITAGKVEVRDLKGHVVKSVDAGSAVDLSSLKAGVYMVRVVGPGIGLAKKIVLK, encoded by the coding sequence ATGAACAAACGAAGAGCACTTGGCGTTTTTGCCTGTGCAGCCACGGCGGCTTTTGCCGCAGGCAATGTTTCCAATGTACTTTATTGGAATGGTGCAACAGATACCGAAAGTAGGGTTGAGACGGGTTCACCCAATCCTCATGCCGGCTATTGGTATGAATACAATGATTCAAATGACGGCGGAACGTCTAAATTTACATTCCCGTCAGATGTTGAAGAGAATGCCTACGGCAATTTCTTCGGCCCGCTTGTCGAGGCGTATGGGGGTGTCAAGGCCCATGTGGAGCTTGGTGAGGGTTACGATTATCCGTATGCCGGCCTTGGCTTCAACATCTGGAACGAAGAGCAGGATGGCGCGGACATTTCGTCTTGGGGCGGAATCGTGATTGGATATGAATCCACTCTTAGTTTCTCTGCCGAGCTCCAGGTCGAAAATGATAAGCTCGTGACCGAATACGACAATTTCAAGGCGCGACTTCCCAAGGCGCCTTCCGGTACTGAATATAGGCTTGATTGGTCAAAGTTCAAACAGGGTGGCTGGGGCAAGACTGCGCGTTTGAATTACGTTCTTGGTCACACCGCTGCTGTCAGGCTGGTGTTTGAAGGGAGCCCCGGCACGAGTGGCGACTTCCGTATAACCAGCATCAGGTCTATCAGGGGGAATGTCGATACGGTGATTACTCCGCGGCCCGATACAACTGTCATTGTGCCCGATACGACGGTTACTCCGCCCGATACGGGTTCCCATGTGGCGACTCGGTCCTCCGATACGCTCTATTGGGATGGCACTGTCGATACCGAAGGCAGGGTCTACACGGGTTCTGAAGATTTGACGGCCGGCTACTGGTACGGATTTGGCGATGCTAATGAATTTGGTTCTAGTTACTGGAGCCGAAATGACTCGTCCAAAATTACATACCCGTCGGATGTCGAAGAGAATGTCTACGGCAATTTCTTCGGACCGCTTATCGAGGCGTATGGCGGCATCAAGGGTAGTGTGATGCTTGGTGACGGCTATGACTATCCGTATGTCGGTGTCGGTTTCAACATCTGGAGCGAAAACCAGGAAGGCGTGGATATTTCGTCCTGGGGCGGCATCGCTCTTAAATATGAATCCACCCTCGGTTTTAGCGTAGAACTCGCGGTTGAAGATGAAAAGAACTATGTCCAATACGACAATTATATGGCGTCTATTCGCAAGTCTCCTACCGCTAGCGAAATTGTGCTTCCTTGGTCTAAGTTCAAGCAGGGAGGCTGGGGCACGGAAGTTAATAGGGATTCTGTCCTTGCCCGCGTGGCTGGTGTCAGGATCCGATTTGAAGGCACCGCTGGCACTTCTGGCGATTTCCGTATCATCGGCATCAGGTCGTTAGGGAAAGGTGCGGTTGTTCCGCCTGCTCCCGATACGACTGTCCATCCTGATCCTCACGTGACGGCACGCGTTTCCAATACGCTTTATTGGGATGGTGCTGTCGATACCGAAGGTCGTGTAGCAACTGGTTCGGGTGAATTGACTGCCGGTTACTGGTACGATTTCAGCGATTCTGAAGAAAATAATACTGTTTACTGTTACACACCTGACGGCACGTCCAAAATTACATACCCGTCGGATGTCCATGAGAATGTCTACGGCAATTTCTTCGGCCCGCTCGTTGAGGCGTATGGCGGTGTCAAGGGCCATGTGGCGCTTGGTGAAGGCTGTGATTATCCGCATGCCGGTGTCGGCTTCAATATCTGGAGCGAAAACCAGGAAGGCGTGAATGTTTCGTCTTGGGGCGGCCTTGTGGTTAAATATGAATCCACCCTCGGTTTTAACCTAGAACTCGCGGTTGAAGATGAAAAGGAGTATGTCGATTACGACAATTACATGGCGTATCTTCCCAAGTCTCCTGCCGTTAGCGAAATTGTGCTTCCTTGGTCTAAGTTCAAGCAGGGAGGCTGGGGCACGTTGGTTGATAGGGATTCTGCCCTTGCTCGCATAGCTGCTGTCAGGTTCAGATTTGAAGGCACCGCAGGCACTTCTGGCGATTTCCGTATCATCAGCGTCAGGGCGATTGGGGGAGGAACGGTTGTTCCGCCGGCACCCGATACGACTATCCATGTGTCGTCTTTGACTTCCTATGAGCTTTATTGGGATGGCACTGTTGATACCGAAGGCCGCGTGGAAACCGGTTCTGAAGAAAGGACCTCTGGTTACTGGTACGAATACGACGATGCAAATGACGGTGGTTCGTCCAAGATGATTTGGCCTTCCGATGTCGAAGAGAATGCTTACGGCAATTTCTTTGGCCCGCTTGTCGAAACGTATAACGGTGTCAAGGGTAGTGTGGTGCTCGGTGAAGGCTATGACTATCCGTATGCCGGTGTCGGCTTCAATATCTGGAGCGAAAACCAGGAAGGCGTGGATATCTCGTCTTGGGAAGGCATCGTGATTAAGTATGAATCCACCATAGGATTCCAAGTTGAACTTGGTGTCGAAAACCCAAGGGATATGACCGAATATGACGAATTCAAGGCTTATCTTCCCAAGTCTCCTACCGTTAGCGAAATTGTGCTTCCCTGGTCTAAGTTCAAGCAGGGTGGCTGGGGCAAGATTGCTGATATAAACAGTGTCCTTGGCAATACCGCTACGATCAGGTTCAAATTTGAAGGCACCGCTGGCACTTCTGGCAGTTTCCGCATCATTAGCGTCAGGTCGATTAAGAATGGTCCTAGCACGATTATCCCGCCCACACCGGTGAAGGAATTCGTTTCCAAGGGACTTTACTGGGATGGCGCGAAGGATGAACTGGGCAGGGTCAATACGGGCTCGAACACTGTGACTTACGGTTACTGGTACGAAGAGACCGACGAAAACGAGCATGGTCATTCCAAGTTCGTATGGCCGGCTAATGTCCATGAAAACGTGTACGGCAACTTCTTCGGACCGCTCGTCGAGACCTATCATGGCATCAAGGGCCGTGTGAAGCTGAATCGTGGTGCTCGTAATCCGTATGCAAGCCTCGGCTTCAACGTATGGAGCGAAAACCAGGAAGGTACGGATGTATCTGCTTGGGGTGGCATCGTGATCGAATATGAATCCACTGTCGATTTCTCTGTGGAACTCGTAACCGATGGCAACAAGAAGGACTCCTACTACGGTACCTATGCGGCGTCTGCTCCCAAGTCGTCCCGCCATCATACCCGTCAGTTGGTGCTTCCCTGGTCGAAGTTCAAGCGTTCTACTGGTTGGAACCGCTCGGTTGATAAGACTTCCGCCCTTAAGCACATCGCGGCAATTAAGATCAAGTTCGAAGGCCGTGCGGGCACCGTTGGCGATTTCCGCATAACCAAGATCAGGTCGATCAACAATAGCAGCGCTGTTGCCTTTAACAAGCCGGAACAACACGATATCGCATCTGTAAAGACCGTGGCCAGCCCGAAGGCGAATGCGGATATTACCCTTTCTGACCGCACGCTCTCGCTCCAGGGCATCACTGCCGGCAAGGTCGAGGTGAGAGACCTTAAGGGACATGTCGTGAAGTCTGTTGATGCAGGCTCCGCCGTGGATCTTTCCAGCCTCAAGGCCGGTGTCTACATGGTCCGCGTTGTTGGTCCGGGAATCGGGCTTGCAAAGAAGATTGTGTTGAAATAA
- a CDS encoding glycosyl hydrolase family 8 — MKKKLVFSALTIGAAMLFSACDEEGPVTPEPVPPPASSATLPVSSSSVSGPGVVQMPYGLLPTTANVTATGEWYTAWKTTYYRTYQQEAALYPVLAMDWTSVFGTYVAAGMYPARIIWDTQSDSFCVIDESNDNYKKRGCTVSEAIGYGMLITFFANDMDAFNSLWYYSKGFREYQGGPNLTPWKMGTYSFESLVMPSNASSATDADLDIATALILAYYKTGNTLYLNDALLIAGAIWDNEISPSLLIYSGNMATWKKDGSAYNPSYFSPIALKLFALIDNTHDWTGVLNTMYTYMAGVQAKGPGLLPDWSDANGNAVDPKNGSATNTYYRFFHEAVRVPWRIAWDYYWTQDPRAVQLLMGMNTFISGKTNGNPSKLTSEAGTHIYSAVAGKADSTLKKENLQPHFHGAWCLTGMGVNQAWIDGCTTEFNARTISGFSYFPHILMTMFSELLNGFFIKPALLPL, encoded by the coding sequence ATGAAGAAAAAACTGGTTTTTTCGGCTCTGACAATCGGTGCCGCAATGTTGTTTTCTGCCTGTGACGAGGAAGGTCCCGTTACTCCGGAACCGGTGCCCCCTCCGGCGAGCAGCGCGACGCTCCCGGTTTCATCTTCGTCCGTTTCCGGCCCTGGAGTAGTGCAGATGCCTTACGGCCTTCTTCCTACTACGGCGAACGTTACTGCTACTGGGGAATGGTATACCGCATGGAAGACTACCTACTATAGGACTTACCAGCAAGAGGCTGCGCTTTATCCGGTGTTGGCGATGGACTGGACTTCTGTTTTCGGTACCTATGTCGCCGCAGGCATGTATCCTGCACGCATTATTTGGGATACCCAGAGCGACTCCTTCTGCGTTATCGACGAAAGTAACGACAACTACAAGAAGCGCGGTTGCACCGTGTCCGAGGCTATCGGTTACGGCATGTTGATTACGTTCTTTGCTAATGACATGGACGCCTTCAACTCCCTGTGGTACTACAGCAAGGGCTTCCGCGAATACCAGGGCGGCCCGAATCTGACCCCGTGGAAGATGGGTACGTATTCCTTTGAATCCCTCGTCATGCCTTCCAACGCCTCTTCGGCGACGGATGCTGACCTGGACATCGCGACTGCCTTGATTCTCGCCTATTACAAGACGGGAAACACCCTGTACCTGAACGACGCCCTCCTGATTGCCGGTGCCATTTGGGACAACGAAATCAGCCCGTCGTTGTTGATCTATTCCGGAAACATGGCTACGTGGAAAAAGGACGGAAGCGCCTACAACCCGAGCTACTTCTCACCGATCGCGCTTAAGCTGTTTGCCCTTATCGACAACACCCATGACTGGACTGGCGTGCTGAACACGATGTACACCTATATGGCGGGCGTGCAGGCGAAGGGCCCCGGACTTCTCCCGGACTGGAGCGATGCAAACGGCAACGCTGTCGACCCGAAGAACGGTTCCGCGACGAACACCTATTACAGGTTCTTCCACGAGGCCGTGCGCGTGCCGTGGCGTATCGCATGGGATTACTACTGGACGCAGGATCCGCGAGCCGTACAGCTGCTTATGGGCATGAACACCTTTATCTCGGGCAAGACGAATGGCAACCCGAGCAAGCTCACTTCAGAAGCCGGTACGCATATCTATTCTGCGGTAGCGGGTAAGGCCGACAGTACGCTCAAGAAGGAAAACCTGCAGCCGCACTTCCATGGCGCATGGTGCCTTACGGGTATGGGCGTGAACCAGGCGTGGATTGACGGCTGTACGACAGAATTCAACGCGAGGACGATTTCTGGCTTCAGCTACTTCCCGCACATCCTCATGACGATGTTCAGTGAGCTGCTGAACGGCTTCTTCATCAAGCCCGCGCTGCTCCCGCTGTAA
- a CDS encoding BatD family protein codes for MENDSLNMDAAQDSAAIGVQDSAANAVPDSAQASQISMPTPEQLGISVKAGPEGGMPTVTVGDTFDFPITVSWSVQGSALLVVPTGSANAKGLTQVAMSQESARSVKDGKEIASITFTYKIAAQDTGNLHIPAMRFEIPTQMGQPLDLRSESVDVRVNEPFNPLPLVVGLVVAVCVLLAGLWRARRRAAARAAAASKNAAENALRERMMVLKQRVNSADSREWLLELESICKEYVAEKFGIAGEGAGDASAASAVNLDAMVKDGKLEGWESLVEEFAHARYGGGKRDGFENRETWKGAMKLMGVSEEE; via the coding sequence ATGGAAAATGATTCTTTGAATATGGATGCGGCGCAGGATAGCGCTGCAATCGGCGTGCAGGATTCTGCCGCAAACGCTGTGCCGGACTCCGCTCAGGCATCGCAGATAAGCATGCCCACTCCCGAACAGCTGGGCATTTCGGTGAAGGCCGGTCCCGAAGGCGGGATGCCCACGGTGACCGTGGGCGATACGTTCGATTTCCCGATCACGGTGAGTTGGAGCGTGCAGGGTAGCGCGCTCTTGGTGGTGCCTACGGGTTCCGCGAACGCGAAGGGCCTCACGCAGGTGGCCATGTCTCAGGAATCGGCGCGCTCCGTGAAAGACGGCAAGGAAATCGCCTCGATTACGTTTACCTACAAGATTGCGGCGCAGGATACGGGAAACCTGCATATACCCGCCATGCGGTTTGAAATCCCGACGCAAATGGGGCAGCCGCTCGATTTGCGGAGCGAGAGCGTGGATGTGCGTGTGAATGAACCCTTTAACCCGCTTCCGCTCGTGGTTGGCCTGGTTGTGGCCGTTTGCGTGCTTTTAGCGGGCCTGTGGCGCGCCCGCCGCCGTGCAGCGGCTCGTGCAGCCGCCGCCTCCAAAAATGCCGCCGAGAACGCCCTGCGCGAACGCATGATGGTCCTGAAACAGCGCGTGAATTCCGCAGACAGCCGCGAGTGGCTTTTGGAACTGGAAAGTATTTGCAAGGAATACGTTGCCGAAAAATTCGGGATTGCCGGTGAGGGTGCCGGAGATGCCTCCGCCGCCTCCGCTGTGAACCTGGACGCGATGGTTAAGGATGGCAAACTCGAAGGCTGGGAATCGCTGGTCGAAGAATTCGCGCACGCCCGCTACGGCGGCGGCAAGCGCGACGGGTTCGAAAATCGCGAAACCTGGAAGGGCGCCATGAAGCTCATGGGCGTATCCGAAGAAGAATAA
- a CDS encoding GNAT family N-acetyltransferase, translated as MNIIRVTKESERAGAYYVRIQAMMRKHQIPLDAEIDAKDGADCNYVLALDDIYPVATCRWFGIDGESAEVGRVVVLPEYRGQHLGRSVVAEAEKWMREKGFKKAVISSREGVENFYKKMGYRFEETGKPHHDTFQCVYMEKSL; from the coding sequence ATGAATATCATCCGGGTTACCAAAGAGAGCGAGCGTGCGGGTGCGTATTACGTGCGCATCCAGGCGATGATGCGCAAGCACCAGATCCCGCTCGATGCCGAAATCGACGCGAAGGATGGCGCGGACTGCAACTATGTCCTCGCTCTCGACGATATTTACCCGGTGGCCACATGCCGCTGGTTCGGCATAGACGGCGAATCTGCGGAAGTCGGGCGCGTCGTCGTATTGCCGGAATACCGGGGGCAGCACCTGGGCCGTTCCGTAGTCGCCGAAGCCGAAAAGTGGATGCGCGAAAAGGGCTTCAAAAAAGCCGTAATCTCCAGCCGCGAAGGGGTCGAGAATTTCTACAAAAAAATGGGTTACCGCTTCGAAGAGACCGGTAAACCGCATCATGACACGTTCCAGTGCGTGTACATGGAAAAATCCCTCTAA
- a CDS encoding T9SS type A sorting domain-containing protein translates to MKKILLVLAASLLATYAMASDWVPGVEVLTGHEQYENRIFADARMGDDIEPIVVRYTNVRHHEEYGFEDIGLTVQWNRDTCTIFGKLKKNLDNRRKEAVILLQGPSVTDTVTSIITLFLTPAGEPYARLVSDNMDQRMVVGREIEPIYIEYGNVAQVMHHTVPYGLNVDDNRDKGLITISGTLHASNWPHTRNYGIRMLTWEYDTLDVSGRAFIFANNDSTDLRIAKNDSQHVVVGDTLDMVEFFFNNMVGEPEILSPIIERYYLHVDRERGSMSLLVLTKPDLDYGAYEIKVIARGENNNDTARVTVFMRGPLVPTEISMTSDNGDQHLTAGESIKTMYFNTKNAERVIVDGFPGTANVKIQDGVVTFNGTVDRSANGRYAVRVIADGPDIDDTVTVFVTADPLPMIFEHVSGPERQMVMPGGTVEPLVFRYDNIAWNIIESDGLGLDVSIDTVNNLLTLYGNANLDIPYGEYTYTINVVGYDSTRASFVAKYDLVESLPSSSSVESSSSVASSSSVEESSSSIVASSSSIVPSSSSVVPPSSSSEKSSSSSAKSSSSEKSSSSSAKSSSSSAKSSSSKAKSSSSEKGDAIVAAALPNFGLGYVNNELTVTLPKASMVRVQVFDLMGHRVESFSESVSATRSFSLAHLNKGSYVVRVESGRMARSAKIVVK, encoded by the coding sequence ATGAAAAAAATTCTATTAGTGTTGGCTGCGTCGTTGCTCGCGACGTATGCGATGGCGTCTGACTGGGTCCCGGGAGTGGAGGTTCTGACCGGTCATGAACAATACGAGAATAGAATCTTTGCCGATGCGCGCATGGGGGACGATATTGAACCGATTGTCGTGCGTTACACCAATGTTAGGCATCATGAGGAATATGGCTTTGAAGATATTGGCTTGACTGTGCAATGGAATAGGGATACTTGCACGATTTTCGGAAAGCTTAAAAAAAATTTGGATAATCGTAGAAAAGAAGCCGTCATTTTGTTACAGGGACCTAGTGTGACGGATACGGTCACAAGTATCATTACACTATTCTTGACGCCGGCAGGAGAACCGTACGCTAGGCTAGTTTCTGACAATATGGACCAGAGAATGGTCGTCGGTCGAGAAATCGAACCGATATATATTGAATATGGCAACGTCGCGCAGGTTATGCATCACACGGTCCCGTACGGACTCAATGTGGACGACAATCGGGATAAAGGATTAATCACAATCTCTGGAACCCTCCATGCATCGAATTGGCCTCACACGAGGAATTATGGGATTCGCATGCTCACGTGGGAATACGATACGCTTGATGTTTCGGGTAGAGCCTTTATATTTGCGAATAACGATTCCACTGACCTGAGAATTGCAAAAAATGATTCGCAACATGTGGTTGTGGGTGACACCCTGGATATGGTCGAGTTCTTCTTCAACAATATGGTGGGAGAACCTGAAATCCTCTCTCCCATAATTGAACGTTATTATTTGCACGTCGATCGCGAACGTGGGAGCATGTCTCTTCTCGTACTAACCAAGCCCGATCTGGATTATGGGGCCTATGAGATTAAGGTCATTGCCAGGGGCGAAAACAATAACGACACGGCGAGGGTGACAGTTTTCATGAGAGGTCCGCTGGTGCCTACTGAGATTTCCATGACTTCTGATAATGGCGATCAGCATCTAACTGCCGGTGAATCTATCAAGACGATGTATTTCAATACCAAGAACGCAGAAAGGGTGATTGTGGATGGTTTCCCGGGAACGGCCAATGTGAAAATTCAGGACGGCGTGGTGACTTTCAATGGAACCGTTGACCGCTCCGCCAATGGAAGGTACGCTGTCAGGGTTATTGCTGACGGCCCGGATATTGACGATACCGTCACGGTGTTTGTCACTGCAGATCCGTTGCCCATGATATTTGAACATGTCAGCGGTCCGGAAAGGCAGATGGTTATGCCCGGCGGTACTGTTGAACCTCTTGTGTTCCGCTATGACAACATTGCCTGGAACATTATTGAGAGTGATGGCCTCGGACTTGACGTTTCGATCGATACGGTGAATAATCTTCTCACGCTTTACGGCAATGCGAACCTCGATATTCCGTACGGGGAATACACCTATACCATCAACGTCGTAGGGTATGATTCCACCAGGGCGAGTTTCGTCGCAAAATACGATCTCGTAGAATCGCTGCCGTCCAGCTCCAGCGTGGAGTCCTCGTCCAGCGTAGCGTCTTCTTCCAGCGTGGAGGAATCTAGCTCTAGCATTGTGGCTTCCAGCTCCAGCATAGTGCCGTCCAGCTCTAGCGTCGTACCGCCGTCGAGCTCTAGCGAGAAGTCTTCCTCCAGCTCCGCAAAGTCCAGCAGCAGCGAGAAGTCTTCTTCCAGTTCTGCCAAGTCCAGCAGTTCCTCTGCAAAGTCCTCTTCTAGCAAGGCCAAGTCCAGTTCTAGCGAAAAGGGCGATGCAATTGTCGCTGCCGCTCTCCCGAACTTTGGGCTCGGCTACGTGAACAACGAACTGACGGTGACCTTGCCGAAGGCTTCGATGGTGCGCGTGCAGGTGTTCGACCTGATGGGCCACCGTGTAGAATCGTTCTCCGAATCGGTGAGCGCAACCAGGAGCTTTAGCCTTGCGCATCTGAACAAGGGTAGCTATGTGGTGCGTGTCGAAAGCGGCCGCATGGCACGCTCTGCAAAAATTGTGGTGAAGTAA
- a CDS encoding multidrug efflux SMR transporter, with protein MLNYFFLFLAIITETAGTTLLKMSEQFTKIVPSIFSILCYVVSLYLLSLSLRTVPIGIAYATWSALGVALITISGICFFKQMPDLGAIVGLILIVSGVAVLNLFSKMDIH; from the coding sequence ATGCTCAATTACTTTTTTCTATTTCTAGCCATCATCACAGAAACTGCCGGCACCACACTTCTCAAGATGTCGGAGCAGTTCACGAAAATCGTTCCTTCCATCTTTTCGATACTCTGCTATGTAGTATCGCTCTACCTGCTGAGCCTCAGCCTGCGCACCGTTCCCATCGGCATCGCGTATGCCACCTGGTCGGCATTGGGCGTCGCCCTCATAACGATAAGCGGCATCTGCTTCTTCAAGCAGATGCCGGATCTCGGAGCCATCGTAGGGCTCATTTTGATTGTTTCTGGTGTCGCCGTCCTGAATCTTTTTTCAAAGATGGACATCCACTAA
- a CDS encoding TfoX/Sxy family protein produces the protein MPSSQKFRDHVVEQFKGELRVTTRKMMGEYILYADGKVFGGIYDDRLLVKPVPAALKMLPGAKKQLPYEGAKPMLRITAEQIEDSAFLVQLLDAMLPEVPAPKKK, from the coding sequence ATGCCGAGTTCACAAAAATTCAGAGACCATGTAGTGGAACAGTTCAAGGGAGAGCTCCGCGTGACCACCCGCAAGATGATGGGCGAGTACATCCTTTACGCCGACGGAAAAGTCTTCGGCGGAATTTATGACGACCGCTTGTTGGTGAAGCCCGTGCCCGCGGCATTGAAAATGCTCCCAGGTGCGAAAAAGCAGCTGCCCTATGAGGGCGCGAAGCCCATGCTCCGCATTACCGCAGAGCAGATAGAAGACAGCGCTTTCCTCGTGCAACTCCTGGACGCCATGCTTCCGGAAGTCCCTGCACCGAAGAAGAAATAA